One part of the Aspergillus fumigatus Af293 chromosome 7, whole genome shotgun sequence genome encodes these proteins:
- a CDS encoding putative secretory lipase codes for MQHGRSEEQSSQKFGVSHSASKMHWAIQLWMVSFSLSVFALPTGRDALVRPLEDPFYSAPKGFESTVPGTILRWRNPPNPISAFGFAPINLAASYQLLYRSTDSFGEPIAAASTILVPHNADNTKLLSFQAAEDAANPNCAPSYAFQLDSATDDELGLIMPQAELVLIIAALDKGWVVTVPDHLGPNATFLANNLSGHVVLDNIRAALRSSAFSGISPKATITLWGYSGGSLASGLAAELRASYAPELNIAGAALGGTVPKIMPVFNTVNKGIYAGLLPAGMQGLSNEYPAIEKILYDHLVPAKKADFVKTKNLCIVEDLLTNSFQDFYRYITDANMLKDPEVTRVLGENAMGQHVPDIPLFVYKSTNDDVSPVGDTDALVSGYCAAGGKVEYYRDELSNHATMAVIGVPNALLWLKDRMNGVPARAGCKTQTALTGLLDPRTLAVLGIDLIKVLLALLSAPVGTFVIG; via the coding sequence ATGCAGCATGGACGCTCAGAAGAACAGAGCAGTCAGAAGTTTGGAGTTTCCCACAGTGCATCCAAGATGCATTGGGCAATACAGCTCTGGATGGTATCATTCTCCTTGAGCGTTTTTGCTCTTCCAACCGGCCGAGATGCGCTTGTTCGTCCCCTTGAAGACCCATTCTATAGTGCTCCGAAAGGATTTGAATCCACTGTTCCTGGCACCATTTTAAGATGGCGAAATCCCCCCAATCCTATCTCAGCCTTTGGCTTTGCCCCGATCAATCTTGCAGCTTCCTATCAGCTTCTGTACCGCTCAACGGACTCCTTTGGTGAGCCCATTGCGGCTGCATCGACCATCCTCGTTCCGCACAATGCAGACAACACCAAGCTGCTTTCTTTCCAAGCAGCAGAGGACGCAGCCAACCCTAACTGCGCCCCGTCGTACGCCTTCCAGCTTGACTCGGCCACCGACGATGAGCTGGGGTTGATCATGCCCCAAGCGGAGCTGGTCCTGATCATCGCCGCACTGGACAAAGGCTGGGTAGTGACTGTACCTGATCACTTGGGTCCAAATGCCACGTTTCTCGCCAATAATCTTTCCGGACATGTGGTGCTTGACAATATCCGTGCCGCATTGAGGTCGTCTGCATTTTCAGGCATCTCTCCCAAGGCCACAATCACGCTTTGGGGATATTCTGGGGGAAGTCTGGCGAGCGGATTAGCTGCAGAACTTCGGGCGTCGTATGCGCCAGAGCTCAACATTGCCGGGGCGGCGCTTGGAGGGACAGTTCCAAAGATCATGCCGGTGTTCAACACAGTCAACAAGGGCATATATGCAGGACTCCTTCCTGCCGGGATGCAAGGCCTCTCTAATGAATACCCGGCCATCGAAAAAATTCTTTATGATCATCTCGTTCCCGCTAAGAAGGCGGACTTTGTGAAGACCAAGAACCTGTGCATCGTTGAAGACCTCCTCACAAACTCATTCCAGGACTTCTACAGATACATCACAGATGCGAATATGCTAAAAGATCCTGAAGTGACACGAGTTCTTGGCGAAAATGCAATGGGACAGCATGTGCCCGACATCCCGTTGTTCGTCTATAAATCCACCAATGATGATGTGAGTCCGGTCGGTGATACGGATGCCCTGGTTTCTGGTTACTGTGCTGCCGGTGGAAAAGTCGAATATTACAGGGATGAGCTGTCGAATCATGCGACAATGGCAGTCATCGGAGTCCCGAATGCGCTGTTGTGGCTGAAGGATCGGATGAACGGAGTTCCTGCTCGTGCTGGTTGCAAGACGCAAACCGCCCTAACAGGACTGCTAGATCCCCGAACCTTAGCCGTCCTGGGTATTGATCTGATCAAGGTCCTCCTGGCCTTGTTGTCGGCACCTGTTGGGACATTTGTAATTGGATGA